GAGGACTTCATAGAGGTAAGGGGTACAGTTATTGAGCCTTTACCGAACGCCATGTTTCGAGTAGAATTGGAGACCGGTAAAGTAATCCTGGCTCACATTTCTGGGAAGATGCGCATGCACTACATACGCATTCTTCCTGGGGATAAGGTGACCGTGCAGATTTCTAAGTACGATCCCACCAAAGGGAGAATTGTGTACCGTCACAAGTGAGGGAGGAGGTTCAGACCGTGAAGGTTCGGGCTTCGGTTAAACCGCGTTGCGAGAAGTGCAAAGTCGTGCGGCGTAAAGGGAGAATTTTCGTTGTGTGTTCAGACCCAAGACATAAGCAGAGACAGGGTTAGGAGGTTTGGGGATGGCTCGTATTGCCGGTGTCGATTTACCGCCCAACAAGAGGATTGATATTGCCCTGACGTACATTTACGGTATTGGGAGGAGTCTCTCCAAGAAGATTCTTGAAGAGGCGAAGATTGATCCGTCGGTAAAGGTTAAGGATCTCACGGATGATGAGATCAACCGCATTCAAAAGCTTGTGGAGCAGTACCCGGTAGAGGGAGAACTTCGTGCCCAGATATCGCAAAACATCAAGCGCCTCATTGCCATTGGGTGCTATCGGGGATTGCGGCATCGCCGGGGCTTGCCGGTTCGAGGGCAAAGAACACGAACGAATGCAAGAACCCGCAAAGGACCGAGGAGAACGGTAGGAGTAAAGAGGAAGAAGTAGTAGGAATCTCAGGAAGGAGGTACGAAAAACCTTGGCAAAGCCTTCTCGAAAAAAGAGAAGAGAGCGAAGGATTGTCCGTGAGGGAATTGCCCATATTAAATCGACTTTCAACAATACCATCGTTTCCATTACCGATCGCCAGGGAAACGTCATCGCCTGGGCAAGTGGTGGTACGGTAGGCTTCAAGGGAACCAAAAAGGGCACGCCTTTTGCAGCGCAACTTGCTGCGGAGCAGGCCGCAAAGAAGGCCATGGATTTTGGCCTGAGGGAAGTCGACGTTCTCGTGAAAGGTCCTGGTGCCGGTCGGGAAACGGCTATCCGATCTTTGCAGGCAGCAGGACTCGTGATCAACTCCATTAAGGACGTGACTCCTATACCTCATAATGGCTGTCGGCCGCCGAAGCAGAGAAGAGTGTGAGGGAGGATAAAACGATGTCTCGATATACTGGACCACGCTGTCGTATCTGCCGCAGACATGGCATGAAGCTTTTCCTCAAAGGCCCCCGGTGTTTCACGGATAAGTGCGCTTTTGAGCGGAGGCCTTTTGCTCCGGGGATTCACAAAGGGGCTCGTCGGAGGCTCTCAAGCTATGGTCTGCAGCTTCGGGAGAAGCAAAAGGTCCGCTTCATCTACGGTATCACCGAGAGACAATTCAAGAAGTACTTCGATATGGCAACGAGGTTACCTGGTCTGACGGGAGAAAATCTCCTTTCACTCCTTGAGCGAAGACTGGATAACGTTGTCTTCCGAATGGGTTTGAGTGATTCACGGGCCGAAGCAAGACAAATGGTACTCCACGGACATATCTTGGTGAATGGGAAGCGTGTCAATATTCCTTCCTATCTTGTGGAAGTGGGTGACGTGATTGAGCTCTCAGAACGTGGCAAGGACCATGCCAAAATCCGGGAACTCCTTGAGGAGAAGGAGGAACTCCAGGTTCCTGCTTGGCTTTCCGTTGACCGGGGTGCCGCAAAGGCCACAGTTCTCCGAGAACCAAAGCGGGAGGATATCGACTTCCAGGTACAAGAGCAGCTCATCGTTGAGTTCTACTCCAAGTGATTTGAGGTGTCTCTATGCAGGATCTCAAGAGTCTCATGAAATGTGAGCTTTTGGAATTCCAGGAAGACCCGGTCACCCATGCCCAGTACGGGAAATTCGTGATTGAGCCCTTTGAGTCTGGCTGGGGTGTAACCGTGGGGAACGCCCTGCGGCGCGTTCTTTTGTCATCCATTGAAGGCTCTGCGGTGACCGCGGTACAGATTGATGGAGTTATCCATGAGTTCTCTCCTCTTCCTGGGGTTCGGGAGGACGTCACGGATATTATCCTGAACCTCAAGGGCCTTGTGGTCCGATCCTATACAGATAGTGAGACGCTTTACCTTGACGTCAAGGGGACTCCCGGGTCTCTGAGGCGGGTGACGGCTCGGGACATCCGGCCGAATCCGAACGTTGAAATTATTAATCCCGACCACTACCTTGCT
This genomic interval from Candidatus Caldatribacterium sp. contains the following:
- the rpmJ gene encoding 50S ribosomal protein L36 produces the protein MKVRASVKPRCEKCKVVRRKGRIFVVCSDPRHKQRQG
- the rpsD gene encoding 30S ribosomal protein S4 yields the protein MSRYTGPRCRICRRHGMKLFLKGPRCFTDKCAFERRPFAPGIHKGARRRLSSYGLQLREKQKVRFIYGITERQFKKYFDMATRLPGLTGENLLSLLERRLDNVVFRMGLSDSRAEARQMVLHGHILVNGKRVNIPSYLVEVGDVIELSERGKDHAKIRELLEEKEELQVPAWLSVDRGAAKATVLREPKREDIDFQVQEQLIVEFYSK
- the rpsK gene encoding 30S ribosomal protein S11, with amino-acid sequence MAKPSRKKRRERRIVREGIAHIKSTFNNTIVSITDRQGNVIAWASGGTVGFKGTKKGTPFAAQLAAEQAAKKAMDFGLREVDVLVKGPGAGRETAIRSLQAAGLVINSIKDVTPIPHNGCRPPKQRRV
- the infA gene encoding translation initiation factor IF-1, which codes for MTKEDFIEVRGTVIEPLPNAMFRVELETGKVILAHISGKMRMHYIRILPGDKVTVQISKYDPTKGRIVYRHK
- the rpsM gene encoding 30S ribosomal protein S13, encoding MARIAGVDLPPNKRIDIALTYIYGIGRSLSKKILEEAKIDPSVKVKDLTDDEINRIQKLVEQYPVEGELRAQISQNIKRLIAIGCYRGLRHRRGLPVRGQRTRTNARTRKGPRRTVGVKRKK